From a single Eremothecium sinecaudum strain ATCC 58844 chromosome III, complete sequence genomic region:
- the PIK1 gene encoding 1-phosphatidylinositol 4-kinase (Syntenic homolog of Ashbya gossypii AFR666C; Syntenic homolog of Saccharomyces cerevisiae YNL267W (PIK1)): MVEQDKEDPPEGNLEDQEEILPPGSNELLLKFMNSAHFTIYHHIEYLARYAYNIGIHHYICQKLLTFPHTELQFYIPQLVQVLLTVETESMALEELLLKLSGENPHFALLTYWQLHALLSDLATDPESYGFQVARRVINKLQLVLCSTTSITQESKINENLHPAIILSSVVLGSTVCPALPSYMKHIIESQGRRQRSHVFKLAKNVVRNMARNLSLQNTIGQRTSVNGKKTSASPIDIVDTSKTKEDAMFKKRKEKLVPALDFDIVDNIGDRLFKDKLSNSIVMPKRRQKITDKSYVHKLYKSSASHRRSVSADEYTNSMPNLHINHMSSPSLSTSEKRKSFDGHTNDASSHAEVTCKPKDHNRKSSNNNPNMYKLKPSNMSTTQKIKILKAHYFRCEMQFVIALETISRKLLQVPREARLTSLRAELSIMNRDLPAEVDIPIILPPNKKGKLHRIVNIAANEAQVLNSAEKVPFLLYIEYLRDDMDFDPCSPASDSLLRERADDGGFIFDLSYMTNNNENQELVGASNDAGSIVSTPETPTTRKEMDLGDMSMVKVTEQSETDEYKREALIRKATSIPAMQSESNMRSAELDFVSKFDIITGQLSNTNINEPNSVPEDLATQMRISAMMLAQLDKSPQQFSDTANQIRSKIIASMQEVQDRFGYYDLDGVHDMAGERRLENDLKTGGLITTDRKHTTYLGEDWTTKKEKIKKSSQYGQLENWDLCSVIAKSGDDLRQEAFACQLIQAMATIWNKEKTDVWVKRMKILITSANTGLVETITNALSIHSIKKSLTKQMIEEGELSEKGSIATLTDHFVRSFGDKNSFKYKRAQDNFASSLAAYSIICYILQIKDRHNGNIMVDSEGHVVHIDFGFMLSNSPGSVGFEAAPFKLTQEYVDLLGGLDADPYKKFVRLLKDAFKALRKHADMIVSMCEVMQKDNTQPCFNTGDQTSVQLRQRFHTELTEEECDDFVENFLVAKSLGSIYTRLYDQFQLMSQGIYT; encoded by the coding sequence ATGGTAGAGCAGGATAAGGAAGATCCGCCTGAGGGGAATTTAGAAGATCAGGAAGAAATTCTACCTCCTGGATCAAATGAATTACTGCTGAAGTTTATGAATTCTGCACATTTTACAATCTATCATCATATTGAATACTTGGCACGTTATGCATACAATATTGGAATACATCATTACATTTGTCAGAAGTTGTTGACCTTTCCTCATACCGAGTTGCAGTTTTATATTCCGCAGCTTGTCCAAGTGCTGTTAACTGTGGAAACTGAATCTATGGCACTAGAGGAACTACTCTTAAAACTAAGTGGTGAAAACCCTCATTTTGCGCTATTGACATACTGGCAACTGCATGCACTTTTGTCTGATCTCGCAACAGATCCTGAATCTTATGGATTCCAAGTTGCTCGTCGGGTAATTAATAAGTTACAACTCGTACTTTGCAGCACCACGTCTATTACGCAAGAGTCTAAAATTAACGAGAACTTACATCCTGCAATAATTCTGAGTAGCGTTGTGCTTGGGTCAACTGTATGTCCTGCATTACCTTCCTATATGAAGCATATAATTGAGTCACAAGGTAGACGGCAGAGGAGCCATGTCTTTAAATTAGCAAAGAATGTGGTAAGAAACATGGCAAGAAATCTATCGCTGCAGAACACCATAGGCCAGCGCACTTCTGTTAATGGTAAGAAAACATCTGCATCACCAATAGATATTGTAGATACCTCTAAAACTAAGGAAGATGCcatgtttaaaaaacggAAGGAGAAGTTAGTTCCTGCTTTGGATTTTGATATTGTAGATAATATCGGCGACCGACTTTTTAAGGATAAACTATCGAATTCTATTGTCATGCCTAAAAGAAGGCAAAAAATAACAGACAAGTCATACGTGCATAAGTTATACAAGTCCAGTGCCTCGCATAGAAGGAGTGTTTCTGCCGATGAGTATACCAATTCCATGCCTAATTTGCACATTAATCACATGTCTAGTCCATCGCTATCTACTAGCGAAAAAAGAAAATCTTTTGATGGACATACCAATGATGCTTCAAGTCACGCAGAAGTAACCTGTAAACCTAAAGATCATAATCGCAAGAGTTCTAACAACAATCCGAACATGTATAAGTTGAAACCTTCAAATATGTCCACGACTCAAAAAATCAAGATCTTGAAGGCGCACTACTTCCGATGTGAAATGCAATTTGTTATTGCTTTAGAAACTATTTCAAGGAAACTGTTACAGGTTCCTAGAGAAGCTCGTTTAACGTCATTGAGAGCCGAGTTATCTATTATGAACAGAGATCTTCCAGCGGAGGTCGATATACCAATTATATTGCCTCCAAATAAGAAAGGTAAACTGCATAGAATTGTTAACATAGCTGCTAATGAGGCGCAAGTGTTGAATTCTGCAGAAAAAGTGCCGTTTTTGTTATACATTGAATATTTAAGGGATGATATGGATTTTGATCCCTGTAGCCCAGCGAGTGATTCTCTCCTTAGGGAACGGGCAGATGATGGTGGTTTCATATTTGATTTAAGCTATATGacaaataataatgaaaacCAGGAACTCGTTGGTGCATCAAATGACGCAGGAAGTATAGTATCTACTCCAGAAACTCCTACAACAAGAAAAGAGATGGACCTCGGGGATATGTCAATGGTAAAGGTCACAGAACAATCTGAGACAGATGAGTATAAACGTGAAGCTCTAATTAGGAAGGCGACTAGCATACCAGCCATGCAGTCGGAGTCCAATATGCGCAGTGCAGAATTAGATTTTGTCTCCAAGTTTGACATTATTACGGGACAGTTATCCAATACCAACATAAATGAGCCCAATTCTGTTCCAGAAGATTTGGCAACGCAGATGCGTATATCTGCTATGATGTTAGCTCAATTAGATAAATCACCACAGCAATTTAGTGACACTGCAAACCAGATAAGGTCTAAGATTATTGCTTCAATGCAGGAAGTCCAGGATCGCTTCGGATACTACGATTTGGATGGTGTTCACGATATGGCGGGGGAACGTAGATTGGAAAATGATCTTAAAACCGGTGGTTTGATAACTACTGATAGAAAGCACACAACTTACCTAGGTGAGGATTGGACAacaaagaaagaaaagatcAAAAAGTCCTCTCAGTATGGTCAACTTGAGAACTGGGACTTGTGTTCTGTCATTGCCAAGTCAGGCGATGATTTACGTCAGGAAGCTTTTGCATGCCAACTCATTCAAGCCATGGCCACAATATGGAATAAAGAGAAAACTGATGTTTGGGTTAAGCGGATGAAGATACTGATAACCAGCGCTAATACCGGTCTAGTAGAAACAATTACAAACGCATTGTCGATTCATAGTATTAAGAAGTCTTTGACTAAACAAATGATAGAAGAAGGAGAGTTGAGTGAAAAGGGTTCAATCGCTACCTTAACCGACCATTTTGTTCGGTCATTTGGCGACAAGAATAGCTTCAAGTATAAACGAGCCCAAGATAATTTTGCATCGAGCTTGGCAGCCTATTCAATTATTTGTTACATCCTTCAGATAAAAGATAGGCATAATGGTAACATCATGGTGGACAGCGAAGGGCATGTAGTCCATATCGATTTTGGTTTCATGCTCTCCAATTCTCCAGGATCGGTAGGCTTCGAGGCTGCTCCATTTAAACTAACACAAGAATATGTGGATCTTTTGGGCGGTTTAGACGCAGATCCATATAAGAAGTTTGTACGTCTACTTAAAGACGCATTTAAGGCACTAAGAAAACACGCCGACATGATCGTTAGCATGTGTGAGGTTATGCAAAAAGATAACACTCAACCATGCTTTAACACAGGCGATCAAACAAGTGTTCAATTGAGACAACGATTCCATACAGAATTAACCGAAGAAGAGTGTGACGACTTTGTCGAAAACTTCCTAGTGGCGAAGTCCTTGGGCAGTATTTATACACGTCTTTATGATCAATTCCAACTAATGTCACAGGGGATCTATACCTAA